Below is a genomic region from Billgrantia tianxiuensis.
CTCGGTACCATGTATCACGTCATCACTATCGGAGCCGGAGATTTCATAAGTGCCGCTGTCAGTCGTCTTGACGAAGACCGAGAAGTCGGCAGTGGCTGTGTCGCCATCGGCGTCCGACCCTGTCAGCACGAAATCAAGCTGATAGTCATCAGGGAAGATCTGGGTGATGTAGCTGGTGGAAATGCCGTCGATCTTGAAGCTGTTGTTGCCCGCCGGTGCCAGCTCCATGTAATCGACATTAAGCATAGGGTCGATATGGAAGACAAACTCTCCATTGCCAGTCAGCAAGGTAGCAAAGTACTGGTGAGCAACGCCATCCACGTCGTAGACGGTAAGTATCGCCTTGTCTCCCGCACTAGAGCCCGAGGCTCCAGAGACGCTAAACGTGAACGACGAAACACCTATCGCCCCTTGGCTACCCACAGGAAGCACATCGAACTTGAGCTTCTCATTCTGATTGCCCTGGACCACGTTGGACTTCACGCCCAGGTCGGTCGCGGACATGCTCACATCTTCGAGTTTACCGTTCCTATAGGCCGTTACCGCCAAGGCAAACTTGCCGTCGAAAACATCCGCCGTGAAGAGATAAGCATCCTTGCCGCCTTCCTTGTAGAAGTTGCTCTTGTCGAAGGCGCTCAGCAGGCTATCGATGGTCGTCTCTACCACAGGCGCGGGCGATACCAGTTCGAAGGTGTAGGTACCATCCATATTCAACGTGAGATGGAAGAACTCGAAAGTGCCCGATTTCGCGGTGTAGGTAATCGAAGTCGATGAGGTATCGGTAACGACCAGTTCGTAGCCTTCGGGCATACCGATCCAGATGAGTGCTCCCTCACCGAAGCTGTCAAGGAAGCCTTGTGCGTCCGCTCCAACATCGAACTCGTAGGTGCCCTCATACGTGCCCGCCACGTTAGCAATGGCGAGGTTGAGGCTGGAAAGACTGGGACCGTCATCCGCGAAGACGATGTTGTCACCCAGATCCAGCGCCACGCTGTGGCTGGCGGTATCACCATCGGCATCGACAACGGTGGCCGTACCGGTCAGTACCACCAGGCCATTGGCCAGCGAGACGGTGTCGCTGGCGTAATCGCCGTTGTCCGCGCTGTCATGATCGATGGCAGCGTGCTGGGTCAAGGTGACGTTGGCATCGCCATCCACGGAGATGGTAAACACCGTATTGCCGGACGCAATATCAATGGCCTGCGTAGCTGTCGAACCAACGATGCTGCCCTCATGGAGGTAGAGGTAGATCGGCTGACCACCACTGCTCAAGCCCGAATCCATCCCGTTTACCACTCCCTCGGCAAGTGCCAATGAGTAATCCCAGCTAATGCTTCCCTCACCATCGGCACCATGACTGAAGGTGGCGATGACGAAAGCGGCGGCGAAGCTAGCGGAATCGCGGCCGATTTCACTGACGGTATCGGCATCCTTCGTCATCAGACCGATGCTCTCATCACCCAGCTCCAGGGTGATATTGGGCACGTCGTCGAGGATGGTGATGCTGCCGCCGAGGTCGGCGCTGAGCGTGTCGCTGGCGGTGTCGCCATCGGCGTCGGTCACGGTGACCGTGGCGCTCACGCTCACCAGGCCGGCCGGCAGGGAGAGGCTGTCAGCGCCCTGGGCCGGGTGATCCACCGGGCCGGACTGGGTCACGGTGACCTCGCCCGTGGTGGCGTCGATCGCGATACGCAGCACTTCGCTGCCGTTGGCGGTACCGATGACGACGCCATCGACCAGGGTGAAGACGATCGGCACGTTGCCGCTGGTGAGGCCATGCTCGACGTTGCCCAGGCTCAGGGCGTAGCCGTCGATGACGGTGCTGCCCTCGCCGTCGGCGCCGTAGCTGGCGTTGACGGCGGCGATAAAGGCCGCGGCCACGCTGCCGGTGGCCACCGAGCCATTCTCCTCAACGCTCTGCTGATCGTAGGTGGTGAGTTCGAGGTCGCCGAGGTCGACCTCGCCCAGCTCGACACCAGGTACGTCGTCGACGATGGTGATGCTGCCGCCGAGGTCGGCGCTGAGCGTGTCGCTGGCGGTGTCGCCATCGGCGTCGGTCACGGTGACCGTGGCGCTCACGCTCACCAGGCCGGCCGGCAGGGAGAGGCTGTCAGCGCCCTGGGCCGGGTGATCCACCGGGCCGGACTGGGTCACGGTGACCTCGCCCGTGGTGGCGTCGATCGCGATACGCAGCACTTCGCTGCCGTTGGCAGTACCGATGACGACACCATCGACCAGGGTGAAGACGATCGGCACGTTGCCGCTGGTGAGGCCGTGCTCGACGTTGCCCAGGCTCAGGGCGTAGCCGTCGATGAGCGTGCTGCCCTCGCCGTCGGCGCCGTAGCCGGCATTGACGGCGGCGGTAAAGGCCGCGGCCACGCTGCCGCCCGCGGTGGAGGTACCGCCGCTGGCAGTCTCGTGGTCGAAGGTGGTGAGTTCGAGGTCGCCGAGGTCGACCTCGCCCAGCTCGACGCCGGGCACGTCGTCGACGATGGTGATGCTGCCGCCGAGGTCGGCAGTGAGCGTGTCGCTGGCGGTGTCGCCATCGGCGTCGGTCACGGTGACCGTGGCGCTCACGCTCACCAGGCCGGCCGGCAGGGAGAGGCTGTCAGCGCCCTGGGCCGGGTGATCCACCGGGCCGGACTGGGTCACGGTGACCTCGCCCGTGGTGGCGTCGATCGCGATACGCAGCACTTCGCTGCCGTTGGCGGTACCGATGACGACGCCATCGACCAGGGTGAAGACGATCGGCACGTTGCCGCTGGTGAGGCCATGCTCGACGTTGCCCAGGCTCAGGGCGTAGCCGTCGATGACGGTGCTGCCCTCGCCGTCGGCGCCGTAGCTGGCGTTGACGGCGGCGGTAAAGGCCGCGGCCACGCTGCCGCCCGCGGTGGAGGTACCGCCGCTGGCAGTCTCGTGGTCAAAGGTGGTGAGTTCGAGGTCGCCGAGGTCGACCTCGCCCAGCTCGACGCCGGGCACGTCGTCGACGATGGTGATGCTGCCGCCGAGGTCGGCAGTGAGCGTGTCGCTGGCGGTGTCGCCATCGGCGTCGGTCACGGTGACCGTGGCGCTCACGCTCACCAGGCCGGCCGGCAGGGAGAGGCTGTCAGCGCCCTGGGCCGGGTGATCCACCGGGCCGGACTGGGTCACGGTGACCTCGCCCGTGGTGGCGTCGATCGCGATACGCAGCACTTCGCTGCCGTTGGCGGTACCGATGACGACGCCATCGACCAGGGTGAAGACGATCGGCACGTTGCCGCTGGTGAGGCCGTGCTCGACGTTGCCCAGGCTCAGGGCGTAGCCGTCGATGACCGTGCTGCCCTCGCCGTCGGCGCCGTAGCTGGCGTTGACGGCGGCGATAAAGGCCGCGGCCACGCTGCCGCCCGCAGTGGAGAGGCCGCCGTTGGAGGTTTCGTGGTCGAAGGTGGTGAGCTCGAGGCCGCTCAGATTGACGCTACCCAGCTCCAGGCTGGGCTGATCGTCCATGATGGTGAGTTGCAGTGTGCCCGTTGCACTACCGCTGCTGCTGGTCACGGTATAAACGAGGCCAAGAAGGGCCTCGTCCATGCCCTCGCCATGCAGCAGGTTGTTCACTTGAGTGACGGTGAACGCGCCTGTTGCTGGGTCGAGTTCAACGGTGAAGATCGTGATGCCACGCGTTTCGGATATCGCGTGTAGAGTATTGGTGCCAGCATTCCATATGAACGTGAGCGTCTCACCGCCCACCTGTTGGGTTACACCGTCCATCGCGGCAAAGGTCACGCTGCCGCCACTGCCGGAGCCGAAGGAGACAGGCAAGAGACCACTGGCTACTGAACCGGAACCGCTCAGTGTTTCGATGTCGAAAAGCGTCGCTTCGAAGCTGCCGGCGCTTGGTGGAATGACGACAGGCTCTTGCGGCTCCTCCACCTCTTCCGCTTCCGCCAGCACAAAAGCGCCGCCCTGCTCCTCCGGCGGGCCACCGAGAGCATTCATGCCAAAGCTGAACGCCAAGGGATTCACATCCTCGACGATGCGGGCCAGGCGTACGAAGCTATGGCCGCCATCGGCTGCACCACCAGGCCCGGCGCCCGCAGCCGTGGCATCAAGCACGTCGAGAAGATCGACGGTGTCGTCATCCAACGCAGCGAGCAGGGCTTCGAGGTCCTCATCCAGGGCAGCAAATTCGCTCGCCTCGACCGGCTGCTCGACATCCAGCTCCGGACTCATGACTACCTGCTCACCACCCGGGATCAGCGTGGGATCGAGGTTGTCGCCAAAGTCGAGCTGCACACCCCTCCATTGGATGTCACTACGGTTTCTCCTTCCTGCAGCGTGTCTCCGACACGCAGTTCACGCAGGTTGCCTGAGGCATCACGCGCCCAGGCCTGACCGGAGATGGACAGAACGGTTGCAATAGTCATGAGGGTAATACCCCGCAAAGTGGAATTTTTTACGAGGCTCGCCACGGCCAAACGGTCCGTGCCTGGAGGGGCGTGCTTAATGCTAAGTATGATTCAAGGCCTACGGCGCGATATTGGACCGTAGTACAGGGTAAGAAAAAATTGAGGCCGCCCTTTCTTCCCTGAACTTATTAGCAGAGAAAGAAAAACGCCCAGCGAAGCCGGGCGTTAGTGGTGCTGCCTAGAAGAAACTCATTCGATGTTGAGACTCGATTTCAGCGCCTCGAGGTCGGCTGCGAATTATATTTCTCATCTCGCTGCCGCTTGCCGCGCCTTCTTTTCTTCATCCAAAGTTCTCAGGTAGCCTTCGTACCTTTCATGGTGCGTTAGTTTACGCACTTCTTTCCCGACTTGACTGGCCCAAGCTTGCCCTCCAATCAACAGGGCGGACTGGGTAATGAGATCCACGTACGACGAGCGAAGGATGAAGGCGATATTCAGCTGCAGCTCCCCTCCTTCACGCTCCATATCGGTAGCTATCAACCAATTGGATATAGAATTCATCATTATCGAATTAAGGTGATCAAAATTTTTTCGATAAAATTCGTTCCTCGGCAAACGAACTAACGCATCGAAAAAACATTGATTGACAGCCTCATCCTCCAGCGACTTATCCTTGTCGATCAAATCATCCCACACATGTGAAATGTTAATTACCATATGGAGAAATTCGGCAGCCGAAGCATTGCCCTTCACCCATTTTGAAACCTGATCCTCTTTTAAGTACATTGGCAACTCCATAGCAAAATGGGGCGCCCGTCAAGGCACCCCTAATACATCACGAGTTATTTATTGATCAATATTGATATATCCTTCATTTAGCATGTTCTCGAGAAGGCTATCGTTATATGCCACCCCTTTCAGAATGATATTCTGGTCGACAAGATCGGCATCATAACCATTCTCGAAACCTCCTGTCGTGCTGATATGAATGATGGTACCACCTTCTCCATCATCTTCCATCCGAAGATAGGAGCTGATATCACTGTCACTATCACGTCCTTGTAACAGATCGGACAGGTCGATGACGTCTCCGTCATTAGTGTCGAAGTCCATGATGGTGTCAGTGAATACGTCACCAGCTTCACCCTGGTCTCCCAGCTTCCATACAAAGGTATCTGCACCAAGACCACCAAAGAGAGTATCGTTACCTTCACCACCTCTCAGGGTATCATTACCCGCCCCACCTACAAGAACGTCGTCCCCTCCGCCTCCGTAGAGATCGTTCTGCCCAGGCGTTGCAGATATTTGCGGTTGCGCCAGTTGCTCCCAGTTTTCTCTCACATAATCGATAACCTGTTCCTCGGACGGCATATTACCGCTATTTCCGAACTCAACACTCCAACGCAGGTATTCTATCAAACCGATATAACCCATGCCATCGTGCTCACCAGCTACAAAGTGCTCCCCATTTCCGTTCGTCCAGGAAAGATGATCGGAATTGACGGTATCTCCAAAGATAATGTCGTCTCCACCGCCTCCTTTAAGGGTATTGCTGCCTAGATCGGCAAAATCTTTATCTACCGATCCACCCTGGAGTGCTGCCTGCAATTCCTCGGCTGTATGCACGATATTAGGCACCCCGGCAGGAGCAGTCACCGAGCTGTTATCACCATACATACCGCCGTCATTGAACGTCTCTGTCCTCTCTCCAATAACATCGGTGTTATCGAAGAAACGAAGATAGTTCTCAGTTATATCCCCCCCCATACCGATTGCATGCACGGAGCTGATATTTCCAAGCTCGGCAAAGGCCTGAATAGAAGCATACAAAGTGTCATAATCCGTCGAATTTCCCGCCCCCCCGACATTAGGATTACCCCACTTGTCGGTTCCTCCCGGATAAT
It encodes:
- a CDS encoding type I secretion C-terminal target domain-containing protein, with amino-acid sequence MIGDVGGGQTIIQPGQNYNISIMVDVSGSMRDPSGTSGLNRMDLTKQALLNLAEQLKEHDGIVNVQLVEFSTHANTTANISNLTSDNVGDLIAAIEALSANGGTNYQAAFEQAVDWFNAQHGSGASPQDGFKDLSYFLTDGNPTQYYPGGTDKWGNPNVGGAGNSTDYDTLYASIQAFAELGNISSVHAIGMGGDITENYLRFFDNTDVIGERTETFNDGGMYGDNSSVTAPAGVPNIVHTAEELQAALQGGSVDKDFADLGSNTLKGGGGDDIIFGDTVNSDHLSWTNGNGEHFVAGEHDGMGYIGLIEYLRWSVEFGNSGNMPSEEQVIDYVRENWEQLAQPQISATPGQNDLYGGGGDDVLVGGAGNDTLRGGEGNDTLFGGLGADTFVWKLGDQGEAGDVFTDTIMDFDTNDGDVIDLSDLLQGRDSDSDISSYLRMEDDGEGGTIIHISTTGGFENGYDADLVDQNIILKGVAYNDSLLENMLNEGYINIDQ
- a CDS encoding DUF5801 repeats-in-toxin domain-containing protein, coding for MQLDFGDNLDPTLIPGGEQVVMSPELDVEQPVEASEFAALDEDLEALLAALDDDTVDLLDVLDATAAGAGPGGAADGGHSFVRLARIVEDVNPLAFSFGMNALGGPPEEQGGAFVLAEAEEVEEPQEPVVIPPSAGSFEATLFDIETLSGSGSVASGLLPVSFGSGSGGSVTFAAMDGVTQQVGGETLTFIWNAGTNTLHAISETRGITIFTVELDPATGAFTVTQVNNLLHGEGMDEALLGLVYTVTSSSGSATGTLQLTIMDDQPSLELGSVNLSGLELTTFDHETSNGGLSTAGGSVAAAFIAAVNASYGADGEGSTVIDGYALSLGNVEHGLTSGNVPIVFTLVDGVVIGTANGSEVLRIAIDATTGEVTVTQSGPVDHPAQGADSLSLPAGLVSVSATVTVTDADGDTASDTLTADLGGSITIVDDVPGVELGEVDLGDLELTTFDHETASGGTSTAGGSVAAAFTAAVNASYGADGEGSTVIDGYALSLGNVEHGLTSGNVPIVFTLVDGVVIGTANGSEVLRIAIDATTGEVTVTQSGPVDHPAQGADSLSLPAGLVSVSATVTVTDADGDTASDTLTADLGGSITIVDDVPGVELGEVDLGDLELTTFDHETASGGTSTAGGSVAAAFTAAVNAGYGADGEGSTLIDGYALSLGNVEHGLTSGNVPIVFTLVDGVVIGTANGSEVLRIAIDATTGEVTVTQSGPVDHPAQGADSLSLPAGLVSVSATVTVTDADGDTASDTLSADLGGSITIVDDVPGVELGEVDLGDLELTTYDQQSVEENGSVATGSVAAAFIAAVNASYGADGEGSTVIDGYALSLGNVEHGLTSGNVPIVFTLVDGVVIGTANGSEVLRIAIDATTGEVTVTQSGPVDHPAQGADSLSLPAGLVSVSATVTVTDADGDTASDTLSADLGGSITILDDVPNITLELGDESIGLMTKDADTVSEIGRDSASFAAAFVIATFSHGADGEGSISWDYSLALAEGVVNGMDSGLSSGGQPIYLYLHEGSIVGSTATQAIDIASGNTVFTISVDGDANVTLTQHAAIDHDSADNGDYASDTVSLANGLVVLTGTATVVDADGDTASHSVALDLGDNIVFADDGPSLSSLNLAIANVAGTYEGTYEFDVGADAQGFLDSFGEGALIWIGMPEGYELVVTDTSSTSITYTAKSGTFEFFHLTLNMDGTYTFELVSPAPVVETTIDSLLSAFDKSNFYKEGGKDAYLFTADVFDGKFALAVTAYRNGKLEDVSMSATDLGVKSNVVQGNQNEKLKFDVLPVGSQGAIGVSSFTFSVSGASGSSAGDKAILTVYDVDGVAHQYFATLLTGNGEFVFHIDPMLNVDYMELAPAGNNSFKIDGISTSYITQIFPDDYQLDFVLTGSDADGDTATADFSVFVKTTDSGTYEISGSDSDDVIHGTEGNDILIGGAGNDTLIGGEGDDVFQWNLGDQGQVNAPAVDTVKDFDLGDNVLDLADLLQDESAGAIGDFIFAAQEGTDTVLYINHEGNVGVDGSNATQVIVLENYSMDGASSADFLQGMLDSGQLHIDQ